The following coding sequences lie in one Xiphophorus maculatus strain JP 163 A chromosome 4, X_maculatus-5.0-male, whole genome shotgun sequence genomic window:
- the LOC102219992 gene encoding phosphorylase b kinase regulatory subunit alpha, liver isoform isoform X3 — protein MRSRSNSGVRLDGYARLVQETILCHQNPVTGLLPASIQKKDAWVRDNVYSVLAVWGLGMAYRKNADRDEDKAKAYELEQSVVKLMQGLLQCMMRQVDKVEKFKHTQSTKDCLHAKYNTATCSTVVRDDQWGHLQVDATSIYLLMLAQMTASGLQIISNLDEVVFIQNLVFYIEAAYKVADYGMWERGDKTNQGIPELNGSSVGMAKAALEAIDELDLFGAHGGPKSVIHVLPDEVEHCQAILCSMLPRASTSKEIDAGLLSVISFPAFAVEDADLVAITKSEIISKLQGRYGCCRFIRDGYHCPKEDPSRLHYDPAELKLFENIECEWPVFWTYLILDGIFTGDHVQVQEYREALEGVLIRGKNGIKLLPELYAVPLDKVEEEYSNPHSVDRMAMGQLPHMWGQSLYIVGCLLAEGFLAPGEIDPLNRRFSTNFKPDVVVQVCVLAESEAIKELLRDAGIAVQTISEVMPIRVMPARILSHIYVRLGNCRKLNLSGRPYRHIGVLGTSKFYEIRNRSYIFTPQFLDQHHFYLALDNQMIVEMLRTELAYLSSCWRMTGRPTLTFPITRSMLVEDGDAIDPCILSTLRKLEDGYFAGARVQMSDLSSVQTTSFYTRLTFLDEDTDDSLFDDVDDEDNDEYRAEYNTPDLGSKDTFDQYITQLLHSTTTKSYLPPIQRGQHHIFSPEHTTRDILSFMAQVQGLKMPKTSMYLPVAPITNKHRRSLNLLEVPHPQPGPQAKQPEQPKLCSISELHLPRDSQGNTDFAALVNQIKECSTLQDQADILYILYVMKGAEWVVELSGPGQGGVSVRSLLEELYVRAGACKEWGLIRYISGILRKRVEVLAEACTDLISHHKQLTVGLPPEPRERVITMPLPPEELNTLIYEASGQDISIAVLTQEIMVYLAMYVRSQPALFGDMLRLRIGLIMQVMATELARSLHCSGEEASESLMSLSPFDMKNLLHHILSGKEFGVERSMRPIQSTATSPAISIHELGHTGATKTERTGIHKLKSEIKHLDGSRPLSIFSGGLSLSSNVTSPRSTRCSSPSTPSGMLSPVGHGLGDGQLHWEERQGQWLRRRRLDGAINRVPMGFYQKVWKILQKCHGLSIDGYVLPSSTTREMTAGEIKFAVQVESVLNHVPQPEYRQLLVETVMVLGLVADVDVDSIGGIIHVDRILHLANDLFLSDQKSLSASDYFLEKDPATGICNFFYDSAPSGSYGTMTYLSKAVVTYVQDFLPSSSCLMQ, from the exons ATGAGGAGCCGCAGTAATTCAGGAGTGAGGCTGGACGGATATGCCAGGCTGGTCCAGGAGACTATCCTGTGTCATCAG AACCCAGTGACTGGACTTCTCCCTGCCAGCATCCAGAAGAAGGATGCCTGGGTGAGGGATAACGTGTACAGTGTCCTGGCTGTGTGGGGGCTGGGCATGGCTTATCGCAAGAACGCTGACCGCGATGAAGACAAAGCCAAGGCCTACGAACTGGAGCAG AGCGTGGTGAAGCTGATGCAGGGCCTTCTGCAGTGCATGATGAGACAG GTGGATAAGGTGGAGAAGTTCAAACACACCCAGAGTACCAAGGATTGCTTGCATGCCAAATATAACACAGCCACCTGCAGCACAGTGGTCAGGGATGACCAGTGGGGTCATCTGCAGGTGGACGCCACCTCCATTTACCTGCTAATGCTGGCACAGATGACAGCCTCAG GTCTCCAAATAATCTCCAACCTTGATGAAGTAGTTTTTATCCAGAACTTAGTTTTCTACATTGAGGCAGCCTACAAAGTGGCG GATTATGGGATGTGGGAGCGAGGTGATAAGACCAACCAGGGCATACCCGAGCTCAACGGCAGCTCTGTAGGAATGGCCAAG GCAGCTCTGGAGGCCATCGATGAGCTGGATCTGTTTGGGGCTCACGGAGGGCCGAAGTCAGTCATTCACGTTCTACCAGACGAGGTGGAGCACTGTCAG GCCATCCTCTGCTCCATGCTTCCAAGAGCCTCAACTTCCAAGGAGATAGATGCCGGCCTTCTGTCCGTTATTTCATTCCCTGCTTTTGCTGTGGAGGATGCTGACCTGGTGGCCATCACTAAGTCCGAAATTATCAGCAAGCTGCAG GGTCGCTATGGCTGCTGTCGCTTCATCAGGGATGGATATCACTGTCCTAAAGAG GATCCATCTCGGCTGCACTACGATCCTGCAGAGCTCAAGTTGTTTGAGAACATCGAATGTGAGTGGCCGGTGTTCTGGACGTATCTCATCCTCGACGGCATCTTTACTGGAGATCACGTGCAG GTGCAGGAGTACCGAGAGGCGCTGGAAGGCGTTTTAATCAGAGGGAAAAATGGCATCAAACTCCTGCCTGAACTTTATGCTGTACCACTTGATAAG gtggaggaggaaTACAGCAATCCTCACTCTGTGGACAGGATGGCCATGGGACAGCTTCCACACATGTGGGGACAATCCCTCTACATTGTGGGATGTCTTCTGGCTGAG GGCTTTCTTGCACCAGGAGAGATAGATCCTCTCAACAGGAGATTCTCTACAAACTTCAAACCTGACGTTGTGGTACAAG TCTGTGTGCTAGCAGAGTCAGAAGCGATCAAGGAGTTGCTAAGAGATGCTGGCATTGCGGTGCAGACCATATCAGAGGTTATGCCTATAAGAGTCATGCCTGCTCGCATCCTGAGCCACATCTATGTCAGACTGG GGAACTGCAGGAAGCTGAATTTGAGCGGAAGGCCGTACAGACACATTGGAGTTCTGGGAACGTCCAAGTTCTACGAGATCAGGAATCGTTCCTACATCTTCACCCCTCAG TTTTTAGATCAGCATCATTTCTACCTGGCACTGGACAACCAGATGATTGTTGAGATGTTACGAACCGAGCTGGCCTATCTGTCGTCATGCTGGAGGATGACGGGACGTCCCACGCTCACCTTCCCTATCACACGCAGCATGCTGG TTGAGGATGGAGATGCAATAGATCCATGTATCTTATCCACGCTCAGGAAGCTGGAGGATGGCTATTTCGCTGGAGCGAG AGTGCAGATGTCAGATCTGTCCAGTGTCCAGACTACATCGTTCTACACCCGCCTGACCTTCCTGGATGAAGACACCGACGATAGTTTATTTGACGACGTAGACGATGAAGATAATGATGAATACAGAGCTGAATATAACACACCTGATC tgggCTCTAAGGACACATTTGACCAGTACATCACGCAGCTCCTTCACAGCACTACCACCAAGTCCTATCTACCTCCCATCCAGAGGGGGCAGCACCACATCTTCAGCCCTGAGCACACCACCAGGGACATCCTGTCCTTTATGGCTCAGGTCCAAGGCTTGAAAATGCCCA agACCTCAATGTATCTTCCTGTGGCTCCAATCACAAACAAGCATCGGAGATCCCTGAACCTCCTTGAAGTTCCTCATCCTCAGCCTGGCCCGCAGGCAAAGCAGCCGGAGCAGCCCAAG CTCTGCAGTATTTCTGAGCTACATCTGCCAAGAGACTCTCAGGGCAACACTGACTTTGCAGCACTGGTGAATCAGATAAAGGAGTGTTCGACTTTGCAGGACCAGGCTGACATTCTCTACATACTCTACGTTATGAA aggAGCGGAGTGGGTGGTGGAGCTGTCAGGACCTGGACAGGGCGGCGTCAGCGTGCGCTCACTGCTCGAGGAACTGTATGTGCGAGCTGGAGCCTGCAAAGAGTGGGGGCTCATTAGGTACATCTCTGGAATACTACGCAAGAGAGTGGAGGTCCTCGCCGAG GCCTGCACAGATCTGATTTCTCATCACAAGCAGCTGACTGTTGGTCTTCCTCCTGAACCAAGAGAAAGAGTGATCACCAT GCCACTTCCCCCGGAGGAGTTAAACACTCTGATATATGAAGCCAGTGGTCAGGATATCAGCATAGCTGTTCTCACTCAG GAAATCATGGTTTATTTAGCCATGTACGTTCGCTCCCAGCCCGCTCTTTTTGGCGACATGCTCCGCCTCAGGATCGGACTCATCATGCAAGTGATGGCCACCGAACTGGCTCGCAGCCTGCACTGTTCAG GAGAGGAGGCGTCTGAGAGTTTGATGAGCCTGAGTCCGTTCGATATGAAGAATCTGCTGCATCACATCCTCAGTGGCAAAGAGTTTGGGGTTGAGAGAAGCA TGCGTCCAATCCAGTCCACAGCCACTAGTCCTGCGATCTCTATTCATGAACTGGGCCACACAGGAGCCACAAAGACTGAACGCACAGGGATTCACAAGTTAAAGAGCGAAATAAAACAT CTGGATGGCTCTCGACCTCTCAGT ATCTTCAGTGGCGGTCTTTCCTTGAGTAGCAATGTAACTTCCCCTCGCTCCACG CGTTGCAGCAGCCCCTCTACCCCCAGTGGAATGCTGTCCCCAGTGGGACATGGCCTGGGAGACGGGCAGCTGCACTGGGAGGAGAGGCAGGGCCAGTGGCTGAGGAGACGGCGGCTGGATGGAGCAATCAACAGGGTGCCGATGGGTTTCTACCAGAAAGTTTGGAAAATTCTGCAGAAGTGCCATGGCCTGTCCATTGATGGATACGTGCTGCCCTCGTCCACCACAAGAGAG ATGACAGCAGGAGAGATCAAGTTTGCAGTGCAAGTGGAGTCTGTCCTGAACCACGTCCCCCAACCGGAGTACAGGCAGCTGCTGGTGGAGACTGTGATGGTTCTGGGTCTGGTGGCTGATGTGGACGTGGACAGCATCGGTGGAATTATCCACGTGGACCGCATTCTGCATTTGGCCAACGATCTATTCCTAAGTGACCAG AAATCGCTCAGCGCCAGTGATTATTTCCTCGAGAAGGACCCAGCTACTGGAATTTGCAACTTCTTCTACGACAGCGCCCCTAGTGGCAGCTACGGCACCATGACTTACCTCTCCAAGGCAGTCGTCACTTACGTCCAAGACTTCCTGCCAAGTTCCAGCTGTTTGATGCAGTGA
- the LOC102219992 gene encoding phosphorylase b kinase regulatory subunit alpha, liver isoform isoform X6, producing the protein MKEVHGKQFKQLPVRMRSRSNSGVRLDGYARLVQETILCHQNPVTGLLPASIQKKDAWVRDNVYSVLAVWGLGMAYRKNADRDEDKAKAYELEQSVVKLMQGLLQCMMRQVDKVEKFKHTQSTKDCLHAKYNTATCSTVVRDDQWGHLQVDATSIYLLMLAQMTASGLQIISNLDEVVFIQNLVFYIEAAYKVADYGMWERGDKTNQGIPELNGSSVGMAKAALEAIDELDLFGAHGGPKSVIHVLPDEVEHCQAILCSMLPRASTSKEIDAGLLSVISFPAFAVEDADLVAITKSEIISKLQGRYGCCRFIRDGYHCPKEDPSRLHYDPAELKLFENIECEWPVFWTYLILDGIFTGDHVQVQEYREALEGVLIRGKNGIKLLPELYAVPLDKVEEEYSNPHSVDRMAMGQLPHMWGQSLYIVGCLLAEGFLAPGEIDPLNRRFSTNFKPDVVVQVCVLAESEAIKELLRDAGIAVQTISEVMPIRVMPARILSHIYVRLGNCRKLNLSGRPYRHIGVLGTSKFYEIRNRSYIFTPQFLDQHHFYLALDNQMIVEMLRTELAYLSSCWRMTGRPTLTFPITRSMLVEDGDAIDPCILSTLRKLEDGYFAGARVQMSDLSSVQTTSFYTRLTFLDEDTDDSLFDDVDDEDNDEYRAEYNTPDLGSKDTFDQYITQLLHSTTTKSYLPPIQRGQHHIFSPEHTTRDILSFMAQVQGLKMPKTSMYLPVAPITNKHRRSLNLLEVPHPQPGPQAKQPEQPKLCSISELHLPRDSQGNTDFAALVNQIKECSTLQDQADILYILYVMKGAEWVVELSGPGQGGVSVRSLLEELYVRAGACKEWGLIRYISGILRKRVEVLAEACTDLISHHKQLTVGLPPEPRERVITMPLPPEELNTLIYEASGQDISIAVLTQEIMVYLAMYVRSQPALFGDMLRLRIGLIMQVMATELARSLHCSGEEASESLMSLSPFDMKNLLHHILSGKEFGVERSMRPIQSTATSPAISIHELGHTGATKTERTGIHKLKSEIKHRCSSPSTPSGMLSPVGHGLGDGQLHWEERQGQWLRRRRLDGAINRVPMGFYQKVWKILQKCHGLSIDGYVLPSSTTREMTAGEIKFAVQVESVLNHVPQPEYRQLLVETVMVLGLVADVDVDSIGGIIHVDRILHLANDLFLSDQKSLSASDYFLEKDPATGICNFFYDSAPSGSYGTMTYLSKAVVTYVQDFLPSSSCLMQ; encoded by the exons ATGAAG GAGGTCCACGGAAAACAGTTTAAGCAGTTACCCGTGAGGATGAGGAGCCGCAGTAATTCAGGAGTGAGGCTGGACGGATATGCCAGGCTGGTCCAGGAGACTATCCTGTGTCATCAG AACCCAGTGACTGGACTTCTCCCTGCCAGCATCCAGAAGAAGGATGCCTGGGTGAGGGATAACGTGTACAGTGTCCTGGCTGTGTGGGGGCTGGGCATGGCTTATCGCAAGAACGCTGACCGCGATGAAGACAAAGCCAAGGCCTACGAACTGGAGCAG AGCGTGGTGAAGCTGATGCAGGGCCTTCTGCAGTGCATGATGAGACAG GTGGATAAGGTGGAGAAGTTCAAACACACCCAGAGTACCAAGGATTGCTTGCATGCCAAATATAACACAGCCACCTGCAGCACAGTGGTCAGGGATGACCAGTGGGGTCATCTGCAGGTGGACGCCACCTCCATTTACCTGCTAATGCTGGCACAGATGACAGCCTCAG GTCTCCAAATAATCTCCAACCTTGATGAAGTAGTTTTTATCCAGAACTTAGTTTTCTACATTGAGGCAGCCTACAAAGTGGCG GATTATGGGATGTGGGAGCGAGGTGATAAGACCAACCAGGGCATACCCGAGCTCAACGGCAGCTCTGTAGGAATGGCCAAG GCAGCTCTGGAGGCCATCGATGAGCTGGATCTGTTTGGGGCTCACGGAGGGCCGAAGTCAGTCATTCACGTTCTACCAGACGAGGTGGAGCACTGTCAG GCCATCCTCTGCTCCATGCTTCCAAGAGCCTCAACTTCCAAGGAGATAGATGCCGGCCTTCTGTCCGTTATTTCATTCCCTGCTTTTGCTGTGGAGGATGCTGACCTGGTGGCCATCACTAAGTCCGAAATTATCAGCAAGCTGCAG GGTCGCTATGGCTGCTGTCGCTTCATCAGGGATGGATATCACTGTCCTAAAGAG GATCCATCTCGGCTGCACTACGATCCTGCAGAGCTCAAGTTGTTTGAGAACATCGAATGTGAGTGGCCGGTGTTCTGGACGTATCTCATCCTCGACGGCATCTTTACTGGAGATCACGTGCAG GTGCAGGAGTACCGAGAGGCGCTGGAAGGCGTTTTAATCAGAGGGAAAAATGGCATCAAACTCCTGCCTGAACTTTATGCTGTACCACTTGATAAG gtggaggaggaaTACAGCAATCCTCACTCTGTGGACAGGATGGCCATGGGACAGCTTCCACACATGTGGGGACAATCCCTCTACATTGTGGGATGTCTTCTGGCTGAG GGCTTTCTTGCACCAGGAGAGATAGATCCTCTCAACAGGAGATTCTCTACAAACTTCAAACCTGACGTTGTGGTACAAG TCTGTGTGCTAGCAGAGTCAGAAGCGATCAAGGAGTTGCTAAGAGATGCTGGCATTGCGGTGCAGACCATATCAGAGGTTATGCCTATAAGAGTCATGCCTGCTCGCATCCTGAGCCACATCTATGTCAGACTGG GGAACTGCAGGAAGCTGAATTTGAGCGGAAGGCCGTACAGACACATTGGAGTTCTGGGAACGTCCAAGTTCTACGAGATCAGGAATCGTTCCTACATCTTCACCCCTCAG TTTTTAGATCAGCATCATTTCTACCTGGCACTGGACAACCAGATGATTGTTGAGATGTTACGAACCGAGCTGGCCTATCTGTCGTCATGCTGGAGGATGACGGGACGTCCCACGCTCACCTTCCCTATCACACGCAGCATGCTGG TTGAGGATGGAGATGCAATAGATCCATGTATCTTATCCACGCTCAGGAAGCTGGAGGATGGCTATTTCGCTGGAGCGAG AGTGCAGATGTCAGATCTGTCCAGTGTCCAGACTACATCGTTCTACACCCGCCTGACCTTCCTGGATGAAGACACCGACGATAGTTTATTTGACGACGTAGACGATGAAGATAATGATGAATACAGAGCTGAATATAACACACCTGATC tgggCTCTAAGGACACATTTGACCAGTACATCACGCAGCTCCTTCACAGCACTACCACCAAGTCCTATCTACCTCCCATCCAGAGGGGGCAGCACCACATCTTCAGCCCTGAGCACACCACCAGGGACATCCTGTCCTTTATGGCTCAGGTCCAAGGCTTGAAAATGCCCA agACCTCAATGTATCTTCCTGTGGCTCCAATCACAAACAAGCATCGGAGATCCCTGAACCTCCTTGAAGTTCCTCATCCTCAGCCTGGCCCGCAGGCAAAGCAGCCGGAGCAGCCCAAG CTCTGCAGTATTTCTGAGCTACATCTGCCAAGAGACTCTCAGGGCAACACTGACTTTGCAGCACTGGTGAATCAGATAAAGGAGTGTTCGACTTTGCAGGACCAGGCTGACATTCTCTACATACTCTACGTTATGAA aggAGCGGAGTGGGTGGTGGAGCTGTCAGGACCTGGACAGGGCGGCGTCAGCGTGCGCTCACTGCTCGAGGAACTGTATGTGCGAGCTGGAGCCTGCAAAGAGTGGGGGCTCATTAGGTACATCTCTGGAATACTACGCAAGAGAGTGGAGGTCCTCGCCGAG GCCTGCACAGATCTGATTTCTCATCACAAGCAGCTGACTGTTGGTCTTCCTCCTGAACCAAGAGAAAGAGTGATCACCAT GCCACTTCCCCCGGAGGAGTTAAACACTCTGATATATGAAGCCAGTGGTCAGGATATCAGCATAGCTGTTCTCACTCAG GAAATCATGGTTTATTTAGCCATGTACGTTCGCTCCCAGCCCGCTCTTTTTGGCGACATGCTCCGCCTCAGGATCGGACTCATCATGCAAGTGATGGCCACCGAACTGGCTCGCAGCCTGCACTGTTCAG GAGAGGAGGCGTCTGAGAGTTTGATGAGCCTGAGTCCGTTCGATATGAAGAATCTGCTGCATCACATCCTCAGTGGCAAAGAGTTTGGGGTTGAGAGAAGCA TGCGTCCAATCCAGTCCACAGCCACTAGTCCTGCGATCTCTATTCATGAACTGGGCCACACAGGAGCCACAAAGACTGAACGCACAGGGATTCACAAGTTAAAGAGCGAAATAAAACAT CGTTGCAGCAGCCCCTCTACCCCCAGTGGAATGCTGTCCCCAGTGGGACATGGCCTGGGAGACGGGCAGCTGCACTGGGAGGAGAGGCAGGGCCAGTGGCTGAGGAGACGGCGGCTGGATGGAGCAATCAACAGGGTGCCGATGGGTTTCTACCAGAAAGTTTGGAAAATTCTGCAGAAGTGCCATGGCCTGTCCATTGATGGATACGTGCTGCCCTCGTCCACCACAAGAGAG ATGACAGCAGGAGAGATCAAGTTTGCAGTGCAAGTGGAGTCTGTCCTGAACCACGTCCCCCAACCGGAGTACAGGCAGCTGCTGGTGGAGACTGTGATGGTTCTGGGTCTGGTGGCTGATGTGGACGTGGACAGCATCGGTGGAATTATCCACGTGGACCGCATTCTGCATTTGGCCAACGATCTATTCCTAAGTGACCAG AAATCGCTCAGCGCCAGTGATTATTTCCTCGAGAAGGACCCAGCTACTGGAATTTGCAACTTCTTCTACGACAGCGCCCCTAGTGGCAGCTACGGCACCATGACTTACCTCTCCAAGGCAGTCGTCACTTACGTCCAAGACTTCCTGCCAAGTTCCAGCTGTTTGATGCAGTGA
- the LOC102219992 gene encoding phosphorylase b kinase regulatory subunit alpha, liver isoform isoform X7: MAYRKNADRDEDKAKAYELEQSVVKLMQGLLQCMMRQVDKVEKFKHTQSTKDCLHAKYNTATCSTVVRDDQWGHLQVDATSIYLLMLAQMTASGLQIISNLDEVVFIQNLVFYIEAAYKVADYGMWERGDKTNQGIPELNGSSVGMAKAALEAIDELDLFGAHGGPKSVIHVLPDEVEHCQAILCSMLPRASTSKEIDAGLLSVISFPAFAVEDADLVAITKSEIISKLQGRYGCCRFIRDGYHCPKEDPSRLHYDPAELKLFENIECEWPVFWTYLILDGIFTGDHVQVQEYREALEGVLIRGKNGIKLLPELYAVPLDKVEEEYSNPHSVDRMAMGQLPHMWGQSLYIVGCLLAEGFLAPGEIDPLNRRFSTNFKPDVVVQVCVLAESEAIKELLRDAGIAVQTISEVMPIRVMPARILSHIYVRLGNCRKLNLSGRPYRHIGVLGTSKFYEIRNRSYIFTPQFLDQHHFYLALDNQMIVEMLRTELAYLSSCWRMTGRPTLTFPITRSMLVEDGDAIDPCILSTLRKLEDGYFAGARVQMSDLSSVQTTSFYTRLTFLDEDTDDSLFDDVDDEDNDEYRAEYNTPDLGSKDTFDQYITQLLHSTTTKSYLPPIQRGQHHIFSPEHTTRDILSFMAQVQGLKMPKTSMYLPVAPITNKHRRSLNLLEVPHPQPGPQAKQPEQPKLCSISELHLPRDSQGNTDFAALVNQIKECSTLQDQADILYILYVMKGAEWVVELSGPGQGGVSVRSLLEELYVRAGACKEWGLIRYISGILRKRVEVLAEACTDLISHHKQLTVGLPPEPRERVITMPLPPEELNTLIYEASGQDISIAVLTQEIMVYLAMYVRSQPALFGDMLRLRIGLIMQVMATELARSLHCSGEEASESLMSLSPFDMKNLLHHILSGKEFGVERSMRPIQSTATSPAISIHELGHTGATKTERTGIHKLKSEIKHLDGSRPLSIFSGGLSLSSNVTSPRSTRCSSPSTPSGMLSPVGHGLGDGQLHWEERQGQWLRRRRLDGAINRVPMGFYQKVWKILQKCHGLSIDGYVLPSSTTREMTAGEIKFAVQVESVLNHVPQPEYRQLLVETVMVLGLVADVDVDSIGGIIHVDRILHLANDLFLSDQKSLSASDYFLEKDPATGICNFFYDSAPSGSYGTMTYLSKAVVTYVQDFLPSSSCLMQ, from the exons ATGGCTTATCGCAAGAACGCTGACCGCGATGAAGACAAAGCCAAGGCCTACGAACTGGAGCAG AGCGTGGTGAAGCTGATGCAGGGCCTTCTGCAGTGCATGATGAGACAG GTGGATAAGGTGGAGAAGTTCAAACACACCCAGAGTACCAAGGATTGCTTGCATGCCAAATATAACACAGCCACCTGCAGCACAGTGGTCAGGGATGACCAGTGGGGTCATCTGCAGGTGGACGCCACCTCCATTTACCTGCTAATGCTGGCACAGATGACAGCCTCAG GTCTCCAAATAATCTCCAACCTTGATGAAGTAGTTTTTATCCAGAACTTAGTTTTCTACATTGAGGCAGCCTACAAAGTGGCG GATTATGGGATGTGGGAGCGAGGTGATAAGACCAACCAGGGCATACCCGAGCTCAACGGCAGCTCTGTAGGAATGGCCAAG GCAGCTCTGGAGGCCATCGATGAGCTGGATCTGTTTGGGGCTCACGGAGGGCCGAAGTCAGTCATTCACGTTCTACCAGACGAGGTGGAGCACTGTCAG GCCATCCTCTGCTCCATGCTTCCAAGAGCCTCAACTTCCAAGGAGATAGATGCCGGCCTTCTGTCCGTTATTTCATTCCCTGCTTTTGCTGTGGAGGATGCTGACCTGGTGGCCATCACTAAGTCCGAAATTATCAGCAAGCTGCAG GGTCGCTATGGCTGCTGTCGCTTCATCAGGGATGGATATCACTGTCCTAAAGAG GATCCATCTCGGCTGCACTACGATCCTGCAGAGCTCAAGTTGTTTGAGAACATCGAATGTGAGTGGCCGGTGTTCTGGACGTATCTCATCCTCGACGGCATCTTTACTGGAGATCACGTGCAG GTGCAGGAGTACCGAGAGGCGCTGGAAGGCGTTTTAATCAGAGGGAAAAATGGCATCAAACTCCTGCCTGAACTTTATGCTGTACCACTTGATAAG gtggaggaggaaTACAGCAATCCTCACTCTGTGGACAGGATGGCCATGGGACAGCTTCCACACATGTGGGGACAATCCCTCTACATTGTGGGATGTCTTCTGGCTGAG GGCTTTCTTGCACCAGGAGAGATAGATCCTCTCAACAGGAGATTCTCTACAAACTTCAAACCTGACGTTGTGGTACAAG TCTGTGTGCTAGCAGAGTCAGAAGCGATCAAGGAGTTGCTAAGAGATGCTGGCATTGCGGTGCAGACCATATCAGAGGTTATGCCTATAAGAGTCATGCCTGCTCGCATCCTGAGCCACATCTATGTCAGACTGG GGAACTGCAGGAAGCTGAATTTGAGCGGAAGGCCGTACAGACACATTGGAGTTCTGGGAACGTCCAAGTTCTACGAGATCAGGAATCGTTCCTACATCTTCACCCCTCAG TTTTTAGATCAGCATCATTTCTACCTGGCACTGGACAACCAGATGATTGTTGAGATGTTACGAACCGAGCTGGCCTATCTGTCGTCATGCTGGAGGATGACGGGACGTCCCACGCTCACCTTCCCTATCACACGCAGCATGCTGG TTGAGGATGGAGATGCAATAGATCCATGTATCTTATCCACGCTCAGGAAGCTGGAGGATGGCTATTTCGCTGGAGCGAG AGTGCAGATGTCAGATCTGTCCAGTGTCCAGACTACATCGTTCTACACCCGCCTGACCTTCCTGGATGAAGACACCGACGATAGTTTATTTGACGACGTAGACGATGAAGATAATGATGAATACAGAGCTGAATATAACACACCTGATC tgggCTCTAAGGACACATTTGACCAGTACATCACGCAGCTCCTTCACAGCACTACCACCAAGTCCTATCTACCTCCCATCCAGAGGGGGCAGCACCACATCTTCAGCCCTGAGCACACCACCAGGGACATCCTGTCCTTTATGGCTCAGGTCCAAGGCTTGAAAATGCCCA agACCTCAATGTATCTTCCTGTGGCTCCAATCACAAACAAGCATCGGAGATCCCTGAACCTCCTTGAAGTTCCTCATCCTCAGCCTGGCCCGCAGGCAAAGCAGCCGGAGCAGCCCAAG CTCTGCAGTATTTCTGAGCTACATCTGCCAAGAGACTCTCAGGGCAACACTGACTTTGCAGCACTGGTGAATCAGATAAAGGAGTGTTCGACTTTGCAGGACCAGGCTGACATTCTCTACATACTCTACGTTATGAA aggAGCGGAGTGGGTGGTGGAGCTGTCAGGACCTGGACAGGGCGGCGTCAGCGTGCGCTCACTGCTCGAGGAACTGTATGTGCGAGCTGGAGCCTGCAAAGAGTGGGGGCTCATTAGGTACATCTCTGGAATACTACGCAAGAGAGTGGAGGTCCTCGCCGAG GCCTGCACAGATCTGATTTCTCATCACAAGCAGCTGACTGTTGGTCTTCCTCCTGAACCAAGAGAAAGAGTGATCACCAT GCCACTTCCCCCGGAGGAGTTAAACACTCTGATATATGAAGCCAGTGGTCAGGATATCAGCATAGCTGTTCTCACTCAG GAAATCATGGTTTATTTAGCCATGTACGTTCGCTCCCAGCCCGCTCTTTTTGGCGACATGCTCCGCCTCAGGATCGGACTCATCATGCAAGTGATGGCCACCGAACTGGCTCGCAGCCTGCACTGTTCAG GAGAGGAGGCGTCTGAGAGTTTGATGAGCCTGAGTCCGTTCGATATGAAGAATCTGCTGCATCACATCCTCAGTGGCAAAGAGTTTGGGGTTGAGAGAAGCA TGCGTCCAATCCAGTCCACAGCCACTAGTCCTGCGATCTCTATTCATGAACTGGGCCACACAGGAGCCACAAAGACTGAACGCACAGGGATTCACAAGTTAAAGAGCGAAATAAAACAT CTGGATGGCTCTCGACCTCTCAGT ATCTTCAGTGGCGGTCTTTCCTTGAGTAGCAATGTAACTTCCCCTCGCTCCACG CGTTGCAGCAGCCCCTCTACCCCCAGTGGAATGCTGTCCCCAGTGGGACATGGCCTGGGAGACGGGCAGCTGCACTGGGAGGAGAGGCAGGGCCAGTGGCTGAGGAGACGGCGGCTGGATGGAGCAATCAACAGGGTGCCGATGGGTTTCTACCAGAAAGTTTGGAAAATTCTGCAGAAGTGCCATGGCCTGTCCATTGATGGATACGTGCTGCCCTCGTCCACCACAAGAGAG ATGACAGCAGGAGAGATCAAGTTTGCAGTGCAAGTGGAGTCTGTCCTGAACCACGTCCCCCAACCGGAGTACAGGCAGCTGCTGGTGGAGACTGTGATGGTTCTGGGTCTGGTGGCTGATGTGGACGTGGACAGCATCGGTGGAATTATCCACGTGGACCGCATTCTGCATTTGGCCAACGATCTATTCCTAAGTGACCAG AAATCGCTCAGCGCCAGTGATTATTTCCTCGAGAAGGACCCAGCTACTGGAATTTGCAACTTCTTCTACGACAGCGCCCCTAGTGGCAGCTACGGCACCATGACTTACCTCTCCAAGGCAGTCGTCACTTACGTCCAAGACTTCCTGCCAAGTTCCAGCTGTTTGATGCAGTGA